A genome region from Megalobrama amblycephala isolate DHTTF-2021 linkage group LG18, ASM1881202v1, whole genome shotgun sequence includes the following:
- the LOC125253248 gene encoding ly6/PLAUR domain-containing protein 2-like isoform X2, with amino-acid sequence MAQNNSGTRYSLKCYSCSSASTGSCKATVETCPVGFSECESSLFEQSAGSTKVFFTTKGCANQCEPGTKQIAIGGTVSVRCCDTDLCNAADGVFKGSFLLLFSPLLFYFLFQ; translated from the exons ATGGCTCAGAACAACAGTGGCACAA GATATTCTCTCAAGTGTTACTCTTGTTCATCTGCTTCGACGGGTTCCTGTAAAGCAACAGTGGAGACATGTCCAGTTGGATTTTCTGAATGTGAAAGCAGTTTATTTGAACAATCAGCTG GTTCCACTAAGGTGTTCTTCACAACAAAAGGGTGTGCAAATCAATGTGAACCAGGGACCAAACAGATAGCAATTGGAGGGACAGTTTCAGTCCGCTGCTGTGACACTGACCTTTGCAATGCAGCAG ATGGAGTGTTTAAGGGAAGCTTCCTCCTGCTCTTCTCTCCTCTGCTCTTctacttcctgtttcagtga
- the LOC125253248 gene encoding ly6/PLAUR domain-containing protein 2-like isoform X3: MMDLRVSVVLLFIFLTGGYSLKCYSCSSASTGSCKATVETCPVGFSECESSLFEQSAGSTKVFFTTKGCANQCEPGTKQIAIGGTVSVRCCDTDLCNAAVSPDSRLQILQ; this comes from the exons ATGATGGATCTGCGAGTCTCTGTCGTtcttcttttcatttttctcaCTGGAG GATATTCTCTCAAGTGTTACTCTTGTTCATCTGCTTCGACGGGTTCCTGTAAAGCAACAGTGGAGACATGTCCAGTTGGATTTTCTGAATGTGAAAGCAGTTTATTTGAACAATCAGCTG GTTCCACTAAGGTGTTCTTCACAACAAAAGGGTGTGCAAATCAATGTGAACCAGGGACCAAACAGATAGCAATTGGAGGGACAGTTTCAGTCCGCTGCTGTGACACTGACCTTTGCAATGCAGCAG tgaGTCCAGATTCAAGACTTCAGATTCTACAGTGA
- the LOC125253248 gene encoding ly6/PLAUR domain-containing protein 2-like isoform X1 produces MMDLRVSVVLLFIFLTGGYSLKCYSCSSASTGSCKATVETCPVGFSECESSLFEQSAGSTKVFFTTKGCANQCEPGTKQIAIGGTVSVRCCDTDLCNAADGVFKGSFLLLFSPLLFYFLFQ; encoded by the exons ATGATGGATCTGCGAGTCTCTGTCGTtcttcttttcatttttctcaCTGGAG GATATTCTCTCAAGTGTTACTCTTGTTCATCTGCTTCGACGGGTTCCTGTAAAGCAACAGTGGAGACATGTCCAGTTGGATTTTCTGAATGTGAAAGCAGTTTATTTGAACAATCAGCTG GTTCCACTAAGGTGTTCTTCACAACAAAAGGGTGTGCAAATCAATGTGAACCAGGGACCAAACAGATAGCAATTGGAGGGACAGTTTCAGTCCGCTGCTGTGACACTGACCTTTGCAATGCAGCAG ATGGAGTGTTTAAGGGAAGCTTCCTCCTGCTCTTCTCTCCTCTGCTCTTctacttcctgtttcagtga
- the LOC125253247 gene encoding urokinase plasminogen activator surface receptor-like isoform X2, which translates to MDLQISVFLLFILFTAGHSLSCYECMGLKGSCADQKLKTCPSGFSQCMSSTGVAQAGDISTKVKIKDCAPACQSGSLNIGTLKSTISCCNTDQCNLQDAPDPSNVPNGKTCYTCDVQSCSNTLNCFGDEDRCITATATSGGQSVSVKGCASKSICGTTASVSDLQSISCCEGNLCNGAQSVSQSFLFLCCSLLSYFLLH; encoded by the exons ATGGATCTGCAAATCTCAGTTTTTCTTCTCTTCATTCTTTTCACTGCAG GACACTCTCTCAGCTGTTATGAGTGTATGGGTCTGAAAGGTTCTTGTGCAGATCAGAAGTTAAAAACATGTCCTAGTGGATTTTCTCAGTGCATGAGTTCAACAGGAGTGGCACAAGCTG GTGACATTAGTACTAAAGTGAAGATTAAAGATTGTGCTCCTGCCTGTCAAAGTGGGTCCCTGAACATAGGCACTTTAAAGTCGACTATTTCCTGCTGTAACACAGATCAGTGTAACCTCCAAGATGCTCCAG ATCCCTCTAATGTCCCCAATGGAAAGACATGTTACACCTGTGATGTTCAGAGCTGCTCAAACACTTTGAACTGTTTTGGGGATGAAGACCGCTGCATTACAGCAACAG CGACTTCTGGAGGCCAGTCAGTTTCTGTAAAAGGCTGTGCATCTAAATCTATTTGTGGCACCACAGCATCAGTTAGTGACTTACAGAGCATCTCATGTTGTGAGGGGAACCTGTGTAACGGTGCTCAGAGTGTCTCCCAGAGCTTCCTGTTCCTCTGCTGTTCTCTGCTCTCCTACTTCCTGCTGCACTGA
- the LOC125253247 gene encoding urokinase plasminogen activator surface receptor-like isoform X1: MDLQISVFLFFILFTAGHSLSCYECMGLKGSCADQKLKTCPSGFSQCMSSTGVAQAGDISTKVKIKDCAPACQSGSLNIGTLKSTISCCNTDQCNLQDAPDPSNVPNGKTCYTCDVQSCSNTLNCFGDEDRCITATATSGGQSVSVKGCASKSICGTTASVSDLQSISCCEGNLCNGAQSVSQSFLFLCCSLLSYFLLH; the protein is encoded by the exons ATGGATCTGCAAatctcagtttttcttttcttcattctTTTCACTGCAG GACACTCTCTCAGCTGTTATGAGTGTATGGGTCTGAAAGGTTCTTGTGCAGATCAGAAGTTAAAAACATGTCCTAGTGGATTTTCTCAGTGCATGAGTTCAACAGGAGTGGCACAAGCTG GTGACATTAGTACTAAAGTGAAGATTAAAGATTGTGCTCCTGCCTGTCAAAGTGGGTCCCTGAACATAGGCACTTTAAAGTCGACTATTTCCTGCTGTAACACAGATCAGTGTAACCTCCAAGATGCTCCAG ATCCCTCTAATGTCCCCAATGGAAAGACATGTTACACCTGTGATGTTCAGAGCTGCTCAAACACTTTGAACTGTTTTGGGGATGAAGACCGCTGCATTACAGCAACAG CGACTTCTGGAGGCCAGTCAGTTTCTGTAAAAGGCTGTGCATCTAAATCTATTTGTGGCACCACAGCATCAGTTAGTGACTTACAGAGCATCTCATGTTGTGAGGGGAACCTGTGTAACGGTGCTCAGAGTGTCTCCCAGAGCTTCCTGTTCCTCTGCTGTTCTCTGCTCTCCTACTTCCTGCTGCACTGA